One genomic segment of Microvirga ossetica includes these proteins:
- a CDS encoding response regulator, with the protein MASGSPQRVLLVEDEPAIIELITEMLEDLSFKVAATASRLDDAIALAREIDVELAILDVRLQGQQSEPVARILQARDIPFIFATGYRTSEIDQEFQAVPALPKPFQTADLAGAIKSALKRGS; encoded by the coding sequence ATGGCCAGTGGCTCGCCACAGCGGGTCCTCCTCGTCGAGGATGAGCCGGCGATCATCGAACTGATCACCGAGATGCTGGAAGACCTATCCTTCAAGGTGGCCGCCACCGCCTCTCGCCTTGACGACGCGATTGCCTTGGCGCGGGAGATCGATGTCGAGCTTGCCATCCTCGATGTCAGGCTACAGGGTCAGCAAAGTGAACCGGTGGCGCGGATTCTGCAAGCCAGGGATATTCCATTCATCTTCGCGACCGGTTATCGGACCTCCGAAATCGACCAGGAGTTCCAGGCCGTCCCTGCATTGCCGAAGCCCTTTCAGACTGCCGATCTTGCTGGCGCGATCAAGTCGGCCCTGAAGCGTGGCTCATGA